The Pseudomonadales bacterium genome includes a window with the following:
- a CDS encoding site-specific integrase, whose protein sequence is MSNQQAKAVKLQQAASADIERYLDAVWMEKGLSDNSLASYRSDLALYEQWLTQQQHKALLSCDAGDIQQYFAWLLERGYSSKTLARILSCLRGFFHHAKREAWC, encoded by the coding sequence ATGTCAAATCAACAAGCTAAAGCCGTTAAATTGCAGCAAGCTGCCTCCGCCGACATTGAGCGCTATCTTGATGCGGTATGGATGGAGAAAGGCTTGTCTGATAATAGCCTTGCTTCATACCGATCCGATTTAGCGCTGTATGAGCAGTGGCTGACACAACAGCAGCATAAAGCCCTGTTAAGCTGTGATGCTGGTGATATTCAGCAATATTTTGCTTGGCTGTTGGAGCGTGGTTACTCGTCTAAAACCTTGGCGCGCATCTTGTCCTGTCTGCGTGGATTTTTTCATCATGCCAAGCGCGAGGCTTGGTGT